A part of Synchiropus splendidus isolate RoL2022-P1 chromosome 19, RoL_Sspl_1.0, whole genome shotgun sequence genomic DNA contains:
- the plppr2a gene encoding phospholipid phosphatase-related protein type 2a isoform X2, which yields MAVEEKPGVKSSSSILPCFLFVELVIMAGTVLLAYYFEYTDTFPVHIQGFFCFDKTFSKPYPGPEHSSKIPPVLIYSLVTAVPTLTILAGELCAFFTKAEGTQEKTIVTADCCYFNPLLRRIIRFLGVYAFGLFTTTIFANAGQVVTGNQTPHFLSACRPNYTALGCQSTMQYVTERRACTGNPLIIMSARKSFPSKDSALSVYSAVYTVMYVTLVFRTKGTRLTKPTISLTLLCLAMIVGVVRVAEYRNHWADVLAGFFTGGAIAVFLVTCVINNFQQLQPLPAPPTAQRPESVLGMAMVSLPCVESPLEKLRAGRSHDHQPYRFPTTPDVLIPSRSISSEV from the exons CTGGTCATCATGGCTGGGACGGTTCTGCTCGCCTACTACTTCGAGTACACCGACACTTTCCCTGTGCACATCCAGGGCTTCTTCTGCTTCGACAAGACCTTCTCCAAGCCTTATCCTGGGCCGGAGCACAGCAGCAAGATCCCGCCGGTGCTCATCTACTCGCTGGTCACCGCCGTTCCCACCCTCACG ATTCTAGCCGGGGAACTGTGCGCCTTCTTCACCAAGGCCGAGGGAACGCAGGAGAAGACCATCGTGACGGCAGACTGCTGCTACTTCAACCCTCTCCTGAGAAGAATCATACGCTTCCTAG GTGTCTACGCCTTCGgcctcttcaccaccaccatcttCGCTAACGCCGGCCAGGTCGTGACCGGAAACCAGACGCCGCACTTCCTCTCCGCCTGCCGGCCGAACTACACCGCCCTGGGCTGCCAGTCCACCATGCAGTACGTCACAGAGCGCCGCGCTTGCACCGGCAACCCGCTGATCATCATGTCAGCTCGGAAATCCTTCCCATCTAAGGACTCTGCGCTCAGTGTCTACTCTGCAGTGTACACAGTG ATGTACGTGACGCTGGTGTTTCGGACCAAAGGCACGCGGCTGACCAAGCCCACCATCAGCCTCACACTGCTCTGCCTGGCCATGATCGTGGGCGTGGTCCGAGTGGCCGAGTACCGCAACCACTGGGCCGACGTGCTGGCGGGGTTCTTCACCGGGGGCGCCATCGCTGTCTTTTTG GTGACCTGTGTGATTAACAacttccagcagctgcagccccTCCCCGCTCCGCCTACAGCCCAGCGGCCCGAGTCGGTGCTGGGAATGGCCATGGTGTCGCTGCCCTGCGTGGAGAGTCCGCTCGAAAA ACTGCGCGCggggaggtcacatgaccatcagCCCTATCGGTTCCCCACCACGCCCGATGTCCTCATACCGTCTCGCTCCATCTCCAGCGAAGTCTAG